Part of the Vigna angularis cultivar LongXiaoDou No.4 chromosome 1, ASM1680809v1, whole genome shotgun sequence genome, GGCGTCTGGTGTAGTCTCTTAATCTCCCATATATTCTTTCATTATatatagaagattatgagagagGTCTCTCAAGCCCTCCAAAATATATTTCGCTGTTTATAATCTTAAGTAGAAGAAACTCAAAGGGTTGTCATGTATGATGAAGGAATCTCCAACATAAACTTTGCCATGACAACAAGAAAGTTCTAGACATACTATGACAACCAAGGAGAATATTATtcataatgtaaaaaatttggACATACTAAGGAAAGGTGTTTCAAACTCCATGGAAGGGATAGTCCTTGAATGCGAGGCAACAGTAGAACCTCAGAGATAGGCAAACCATAAACAAATCAATTCATTTCTCCAACTCAACACGACCATGATATAAAAGCCTACAAAGAGGATCTTGTTTCTCTACGAACAATGATTGAATCAATGTGAAAGCCCTCTAGATCATGTCCTCTATTAGAATAGTTAATACCATCTTCTAAGAAAAAGTTGTTTTATGTTGTATCTATATGTAACCTAGCATCCTAGGGTTTACATTTTCCACTTTTACTAACCTTCTATTCTAAGCAATTAAtccttaaaaatatatgaacaaGTAGAGAGAATTAAGTAAAGATCTCTTAAGATCTTTTTCTTGTATATTCTCTTTAAGTATTTAGTCTCACACTTGAGATATCTACTCTTTAATGTGGAAGGATGCATTAAAGATATGACATCTGCTAAAGATAtgacaaattataatatataaattggtGCAAACCTCAACTTACCAATTGGTTTATAaggttgagttagatttaattTACACTTTCTAAGTTCTCGTTACAATAAAAACATACTTATTGTAATGGTggcaatttttcttttcttaagatTTGATACCCTATTTCAGTCATACTCATGGTTCAAGCCAAACAGAAATTTGAAGATTCTTCCTCTTTTCATTTGTTGGAGATCTTACATTGACTAGAGCTAAGACTTAATAGTATATAAATAGAtacaaacctcatcttacaagtcggttttataaagttaagttaggcttaaagtttaCTTAAGATAATATCAAAGTCATCAAAAGCCTATCTTACCAACTTGAACTACACAAGgaaacaagaaaataattttgttgataACAATGACACCAATTACAATTGAGCTCCTCTATATGTAGCAATCAATCTCTCCaaaataaggaaacaaaatatgtaatatatatatatatatatatatataaagattctTAAGATACTTTATCTTAATGGTACCTTTATCttgaagatatttttatcaCAATAAACTACTATTTAAAACAAAGTTcatcaaaagaacaaaacagaaacaatgTTATGTTTATAGttactaaccttgtgaatgatGTTTCGTTCCTTGAGCCCCTCACTTGCCATCATGAAACTGTAggcatgtattcaagaatttgTGAGAATAAATGTAATTCATAGTGTTCAATGTGAGTTTGTTTCAGCTTATTCTGAAGAAATAAAAGCTTGTTAGTCAACTTCTAGGGAGAGATTTCGACAAAAACGAAATAATTACTTCCACAGGAATAATCTGATCCAAACATGCAAAAAGTAAGACTACAGCACTTGTCAAAAATGGTTTACAGCATAGTAACAACTATAATGCATAATAAAACACATTTGAATACTTTGGTATCcatagaaaaaaggaaaaaaactaaacatttatGTTAACATTGTTAGAAATAAATGACAAAACACAAAAAGTGCAATTGTACAAGATACAGACGGTATTTGAGCTCCAGTGTCATTTTCTGCAGGTGCCAACGGTGTAACCAACAGAGACAAATCCTTCTAGAAAGGGATGACAAACACAATTCAGTAAAAAACAGCACAGTTAATATTTAAATGCCATGTCCATGAACTATAACTTGATGTTTCTACCTGAATCTCCTCCATGCTGGTATCTGAATGGCTGGCATCCAAGAAAACCTGAAGTCACAGATCAGCTAGGAAGCTTAAATTACAAAAGTAACGTGACATGTTAAAAAATACCAGCAAACTGTAACTTTATTAATAGCATGGTACCATTATGAGCCGAGCAGCTTTGGAGCTTCTGACCACCATCCACTGTCCTTCTTCAGAATAGAAAAGCCATTCCCGTGCACGAATCTGAGATTTAACATTCAGTCATCAAATTCAAACAGAAAAACTTCATAATTGGAAGCCCTAGGTGTAAACTGCAAATAGATATCAAAGAAGAGTTGACATCTGTAGAATCAGCTCTATAGATACATATTGACGCACATCTtactcaaataataaataaataaaattaaatggaaagaaaaaaaaaactaagatatAGTTGAAACCCTTCTATCTGCCAACTAACCAGCATCCCTACCTCTATAATAAACATGCacattcaaaaacaaaactataataacatcaaaaaggtaaaaagatatCTCTGCAAAAACACACCTTAGGCACAATGAAAATCCCACAATGATATGTAAAAGGGTCAGCCAGTTCCTCAGCATCAAGAATTATAGCCCTATAAGAAAAAGTAGAGCACCCTGGTCCACCCAAAGTTATCTGCAATCGCCGACCTTGAGAAAGCTTTAGCAGATCCTCTTGCAGATCTTCCACAGAATATAATAACCCAGAGTCATTAGAGTACTTTTCACGAATTAGGTTTTCATTTTGAAGGGCTTCAGTAAATCCAGAAaccttgaaaaataaaaacaaaaacagaaaataataaaaagttaagatAGAAATAGAATATCTAAAAAATATCATAGAAAACCTTCACagcatttttaaaatatcatgcATATATTACTTGATTAACTGGTCCTCTAAGCTTTAACTAAGAAGCAATCTTAGGAGATGTTTTCAGTTTTATTGTGTTTCCTGATGAGTTTAGGATTACAAATCCTTTTATTCAGTGGTTTGAACTTGCCTTAGTAGTACTTTGTATGTTTCGTAAAATGAATTCCATATCACAATATTCAGAGCCCTTTATCTACTCCTCCTTCCTATATAAAACTTACAACTTTAGCAACTAATAACAACTGTAAAACTAATCATCCATGAATACATATTTTAAGAAAGCTCTTACATCTGTGAGAACTCAACAAAAAGTAGTAGTGTAGTGCAGATATTCTACCTGTTTTGAATTACAATTAAGAGAAGAACTATGAAGCAATGATGTAATCTGATGCACAACAGTAGATAGCTCCTTCTCCGCAACCACCATAAACGTTTCAAGGCTAGGTTTACCAGAAGACTTTAAAGGTATGGCATCAACACTCATTTTCCACCCAAGTCGGAACTTTGAGAAAAGTAGATCTGTAAATtgtgaattaattatatttccaATCACACAAAACCAAGCAtgtcaaaaaatgaaaaagattgcaTGAAAACCATTAGCAAATAATTTCATTGCAATGCAGAGGAAAAAAAACAGATACAATCAATTGAAACAGAAACTAAGATAACAACATCTCCTTTAGTTTTGATAGCATGTTTCTTTTCTAGCATGTCATACAGGAGATAGGAGGTATTATGTGACAAACAGTTTATAAGGGGTAACTAACACAACAGCAAATTACAAATTATGACTCCATGTTCTGTGGATGTCATAGAATGCAGTAAGCAAAGCTCAAACAAAATCAACCTTTGGTCCTTTATCTGGTATTTCCAGATCATGGGTAATATAACAGATCAGAAAGGACAGTCAGGTTGATGTTGTTAAACATGCTTGGAAAGTGATACTTCCTATGATAAGAATGAATTGAATGGTGCCTGTAAGAACAAACTCAACACTAGAACTAAACCCTATCCAGATTTAATTAACGACAGACAAAGCTTCAGAGttctattaaagaaaaataacaattctGCAATTGAAGCAAGCACTAAAAGCCAGTCAAAAAAATACCACCACATagtattcaattatataatctgcatatcacatttttttcactaatattTTATGGCAAAAAATTATTCAGAAAACTTACTTAGTACATGAGATTCAGCCAGGGTGAGGCACACAAACTTGCCCCCAGGCTTTAAAACTCTCTTCACCTGaatattaagagaaaaaaaaaactaagttacCAACACACAATAACCAATccacaaaatcaattattattcaGGCCATGTTTGTATCTCTCCTATATAAGCaaggaaaataagaatgcaacAAGATGATCCGATAGATACACACATAATGGTAAAACAAAATAGAGAAAAACCTACCTCAGATAGGTACTGGTTCCCCAACTTGGGGCCAAGCTCGGGCTCCATCAAAGCATCTAATCCACCTTTATCAATAACCGCAATGAAGCTCTCGTCCTCAAACTGCACCATCCAAAACAAAAGAACcgttaagaaaaaagaaagtcaaATAGAGCAGGAAAACTAAAAGAGCGGGCGGGCGGCGGAGAGACCTGCATGGCGGTGATGTCCATGACGCGCCAGCGCATGAGAGGGCGGTCGCGGACGTTGCGGCGGAGCATGTCGGAGATGACGACCTTGGAGAAGTCGACATTCGTGATGGCAGTGTGGCCGGCGTCGTAGAGGTGCTCGGAGAGGCGGGAGTTGCCACAAGCGGGGACGAGGAGGGGGAGGGGGAGAGGGTGTGCGAGGGTACGGAGGAGGGAGAGGAGAGGGTCTCTGAGGTAGGGCCACTCCGCGTACCACTCGAAGGAATCGGCGCGGAGGGTGAAGAACTTGTCCCAGTTCTCTTTGCTAGTAAAGTCTCCGAGGGTTTCAAGAATGTCCTCTGCTGCTGAACCATTCTTCTTCGCCTTTGATCCCATTTTCTCACCTCTGCTTCTGACACTATCCCATTAGGCGTTTCACTTCGCTGTGTAACTTCGCTATATGCTCTACTAAAACCCTCCCAAATCCTAATTCATAGTTCCACAAGGGTCTCACTCAAAGTAtctctttaatttaattaatcttttctttttgtttttaattattctttttcacttcaaaaattTCTAAtcatgtatttaattattttaaaaaattattttcattgaaaTCTTAACAAACATCAATCTATATCTACTGAATCAATCTATATCTACTGAGAATCCactctaataaaatatatcagcacttttttttcaacaaaCTTTCTAATGATGATGACTCAAGTGAACAACATTTCTTATTACATAATcacttaataattatttttgtttatatttttgttagttttattcAAAGTGATCTTGCACTTGCTTGACATTTAGAATGATTCTAAATTTTGTGTGATTATAAGTAAGACTTTACTCACACGTTAAATTAGCAAAAAGTTATGGACAACCTTACAAATGTATAGAgtgtaatataaattatttttctttgtgcaTTTTAAGTAGTACATAGTTGAAATGCATGTTGTTTTCTCTAAAGAACtttatattgtaaataattaCAATTGGATTGGTTTCTTTGTTGCATATTAGTAAATGACTACAAGGTATTGAAATAGTGTGTTTTCTGTGAAATTAATATACTTTGGATGAAGGATTGTGTTACTGTGTTCGAGTATGGTCAGTTAATATTGATTGTCATACTAGATTCATTTTGCATTATAGGTGATTCATGCTAGTATGAATGTAGGCCTTGACTGTACAATGTTTAAGTCGAAGATTATCTTATAAAGTTGAAGCATGACAGTATGCCTCTTGTTGCGAGTGGttatttgaaatattgttttaatgagTATAATGTTATAATGTAAGCATGATCAACCTGCATTTGGGTGTTTAAACTTGTACATGACGTCATGTCGATGTGTTATGAATTATAGGTGGTTGTTAAGTGGGCATGCTATGGTTTGGAGATCTATATGTAAATTGTGGTAGAATTGATTTAGTTTTATGGTGAATTTTTGTAACTTGTTTTTTGCATAATGGGAATATATACGTAAAGTTTTCATGTTATTTATAGTTGTGAATAGAttctagtttttgttttatatgatgTAAAATACATTGAGCAGTTGTTGTGATGTTCTTTTGATATGTTCAggaattattgttgttattgtattatgaaaattatgtGCTTAAAGTTTATGAAGTTTAGCATTTTGCATGTTTTCCGATGACTACAATTTTCGGGGACGAAATTTCTTCTGAGGAGGGGTGAATGTAAGACCCGTGAAAATAGGGGTCTTAGAAATAAAATTGTGTTAAGAGTTGAGTATGTTTCTTTTAAGAGTTAAGGATGAGTGTTGGGATGTACTTGAGTATGTGATTGATAAGCATGAGAGTGGAGGATAGGTTTACTCGTTGTACCtagtaaattttgtttttttatctatgTACAAGTTTTGGTTATTCGGGTATTAAACTTGCCTTATGTGAGGGTGATGGTAGCTTCTTTGTTCTTGTGTGGCAAGAACGCATGTTCCTTAGCTGGATTGCAGGACTACTCAAACATATCTTAGGGGAGGCTACAGATTGGGCTATAGGAGCGCCTATAGTCGGTGAGGTAGGGTATATGAGTGAGATTGATTCTTTCCATTATGGTGTTTATGGTATTGAGGAGGCTCATGGTGATGATCATGATGGGGTTAATCATGATAAAGGTACACATGTTGATGATCGTAGTGATGATGAAGTTTTAGGGGAATGTTATATTGATAGTCATGGTATTAAGTGAGGTAGTTAACATAGGTGTTTTCAAACAAGTAGATTGCGGTCTAGGTGTGTGATAATTGAGGATCAGCGATCGAGGATCGAGGATGGAGTATCGAAGCTCAAGAAGCGAGTAATCAAATATGATTGATTTGTTGTGTTTAGAGGATTAGGAATcctgttattattaattatatgtatgGGGTGTTTGATTATGATTGATATAATCAGTAGGTATGTATCTtaatgtgtgtttgattatggatGATATAATCAGTAGGATTGTATCTTGtcgtgtgtttgattatggttgatatcaTATGTATAttgtttttaggtttaatacctcttttggtccctcgaaaggggGCAAATGTTCAATTGGGTCCTAcctttttttagaagttcaatgtgatcccaaattttgtaaaaagtgtgCAATTAAGTCCTTTTTGGaaacggcgttaattttttaacggaGCAGCTGACAGGGTGGACTGAAGTTTGCTACGTGGCTGTGTGAGGGTAATACGTGGTTTTCCTAATTCGAAAAatcctaaatttgaaaattaggaacctaattaaaattagaattaagaGGGAAAACTTCCAATCTGAAAGGATTATGAACCCTAAATTGGAAATCCCAATTTCTTTCTACCCTCTTCTTCTTATGTCTGCTTTGTCACGCTCATGTGAGGGAAAGATATAGTTTtcccttctcttcttctccttcggCGCTGCTCTGCAACCATATGGCAGCTTCCTTTCTCTCACGTTGGGACAACTCGCGACAGCTTTGGGGTGGTCCACGGCGGCAGAGCTTGTGAGCGACACAGCGGCAGAGGCGCGACCCTTGGGGTTTCGATGGTGGTTCGCGCGGTGGGTCTCGAGCAACAGGTTTGCGGAGATCAACGAAACTTCGCTGAGGTTGGCCGCTGGATCTCTgggttttggtttttgtttttggttctGGTTTTCTGCAGGTGAAGGGCTGGCCTCGCGGTATGGTTCGACTTCTTCGACCTGGTTCGTCGGCGGCGAAGGACGGAGCTTCTGGTTTATTCCTTCAGCGGCGATCTTTGGTCTTGGAATGAGGGGAACTCACAGCCACGTAGCTAACTTCAGTCCACCCTGTCAGCTACTCCGTTAAAAAATCAACGTCGTTTCCAAAAAGGACTTGATTGcacactttttacaaaatttgggaccacattgaacttctaaaaaaaggTAGGACCCAATTGAACATTTGCcccctttcgagggaccaaaagaggtattaaaccttgtttttattattgttttatcgGTAGTTTACCACATACGTGTATGTGTTTGTATGTTTGTGAAAATGAAATTATCGGCGGTGATCGTATAATGTATTATACATGAGTAGATGATATTGTAGATAAATATGACAGATATGTGAGATAACAAAGacaaatttgagttttttttttaaattcttttgatTTAGACTTTTGAAACAATGTAATTTGAAGTTATTTCTATACAttggttatttaaaatattttcaagtaATTTGAATCTTTCTTATGGAACAAATgcaatttaatttgtttttcgcaagttttaaatattgaggtttttgaaatatatgttttcgCGATATAAGaat contains:
- the LOC108342913 gene encoding uncharacterized protein LOC108342913 isoform X1; the protein is MGSKAKKNGSAAEDILETLGDFTSKENWDKFFTLRADSFEWYAEWPYLRDPLLSLLRTLAHPLPLPLLVPACGNSRLSEHLYDAGHTAITNVDFSKVVISDMLRRNVRDRPLMRWRVMDITAMQFEDESFIAVIDKGGLDALMEPELGPKLGNQYLSEVKRVLKPGGKFVCLTLAESHVLNLLFSKFRLGWKMSVDAIPLKSSGKPSLETFMVVAEKELSTVVHQITSLLHSSSLNCNSKQVSGFTEALQNENLIREKYSNDSGLLYSVEDLQEDLLKLSQGRRLQITLGGPGCSTFSYRAIILDAEELADPFTYHCGIFIVPKIRAREWLFYSEEGQWMVVRSSKAARLIMVFLDASHSDTSMEEIQKDLSLLVTPLAPAENDTGAQIPFMMASEGLKERNIIHKVTSSLTGSIIVEDVIYENVDSEVNCIFPSRELVFRRLVFERAANLVQSEALLKDESLPTKLVSELGRKKKNASSKSRKSGSQRHNAGASNQLTVYHGYVASSYHTGIISGFMLISSYMETVASSGKMVKAVIIGLGAGLLPMFLHGCVPFLEIETVELDPVIVDIAKDYFSFMEDERLKVHIADGIQFVQEIDNSGVAQIHGKSNDCSYTESPLNESSTVSHAGVELTKVDIIIVDVDSSDPSSGLTCPAPDFLDEFFLETVKDKLSENGLFVVNLVSRSQAIKDMALSKMKKVFSHLFCLQLDEDVNEVHFALKSESCIEDNCFSEASIKLHKLLEFKHPEIGQNIINATKKIRRLK
- the LOC108342913 gene encoding uncharacterized protein LOC108342913 isoform X2, which produces MGSKAKKNGSAAEDILETLGDFTSKENWDKFFTLRADSFEWYAEWPYLRDPLLSLLRTLAHPLPLPLLVPACGNSRLSEHLYDAGHTAITNVDFSKVVISDMLRRNVRDRPLMRWRVMDITAMQFEDESFIAVIDKGGLDALMEPELGPKLGNQYLSEVKRVLKPGGKFVCLTLAESHVLNLLFSKFRLGWKMSVDAIPLKSSGKPSLETFMVVAEKELSTVVHQITSLLHSSSLNCNSKQVSGFTEALQNENLIREKYSNDSGLLYSVEDLQEDLLKLSQGRRLQITLGGPGCSTFSYRAIILDAEELADPFTYHCGIFIVPKIRAREWLFYSEEGQWMVVRSSKAARLIMLICDFRFSWMPAIQIPAWRRFSFMMASEGLKERNIIHKVTSSLTGSIIVEDVIYENVDSEVNCIFPSRELVFRRLVFERAANLVQSEALLKDESLPTKLVSELGRKKKNASSKSRKSGSQRHNAGASNQLTVYHGYVASSYHTGIISGFMLISSYMETVASSGKMVKAVIIGLGAGLLPMFLHGCVPFLEIETVELDPVIVDIAKDYFSFMEDERLKVHIADGIQFVQEIDNSGVAQIHGKSNDCSYTESPLNESSTVSHAGVELTKVDIIIVDVDSSDPSSGLTCPAPDFLDEFFLETVKDKLSENGLFVVNLVSRSQAIKDMALSKMKKVFSHLFCLQLDEDVNEVHFALKSESCIEDNCFSEASIKLHKLLEFKHPEIGQNIINATKKIRRLK
- the LOC108342913 gene encoding uncharacterized protein LOC108342913 isoform X3; translation: MGSKAKKNGSAAEDILETLGDFTSKENWDKFFTLRADSFEWYAEWPYLRDPLLSLLRTLAHPLPLPLLVPACGNSRLSEHLYDAGHTAITNVDFSKVVISDMLRRNVRDRPLMRWRVMDITAMQFEDESFIAVIDKGGLDALMEPELGPKLGNQYLSEVKRVLKPGGKFVCLTLAESHVLNLLFSKFRLGWKMSVDAIPLKSSGKPSLETFMVVAEKELSTVVHQITSLLHSSSLNCNSKQVSGFTEALQNENLIREKYSNDSGLLYSVEDLQEDLLKLSQGRRLQITLGGPGCSTFSYRAIILDAEELADPFTYHCGIFIVPKIRAREWLFYSEEGQWMVVRSSKAARLIMVFLDASHSDTSMEEIQKDLSLLVTPLAPAENDTGAQIPFMMASEGLKERNIIHKVTSSLTGSIIVEDVIYENVDSEVNCIFPSRELVFRRLVFERAANLVQSEALLKDESLPTKLVSELGRKKKNASSKSRKSGSQRHNAGASNQLTVYHGYVASSYHTGIISGFMLISSYMETVASSGKMVKAVIIGLGAGLLPMFLHGCVPFLEIETVELDPVIVDIAKDYFSFMEDERLKVHIADGIQFVQEIDNSGVAQIHGKSNDCSYTESPLNESSTVSHAGVELTKVDIIIVDVDSSDPSSGLTCPAPDFLDEFFLETVKDKLSENGLFVVNLVSRSQAIKDMALSKMKKRHF